One genomic region from Solwaraspora sp. WMMD792 encodes:
- a CDS encoding transcriptional regulator: MHPLAYVRHDRNWSQQDLVDKIARRLNTAARREKAWRWERWGVVPDLATQCALADELGIPRQAVREMGWPHWLPVGQRIDTDTPWTIDGGLTLLRETAGAAVMDRRGFMILGVGAAATLAQQWLTLDPPPLRSALDGGPLDASLVDCFEQRLPTLRQIDALLGGGSVRDVVDAELRLVTDLLNNSSYADSIGRRMFAVATELGRIAGWASFDAGHQAAAERYWVAALHTAHLADDRTAGANILKCMSLQRVDSDRADEALALATAAVDGAGDAPARVLAMFATRQARAHAALNDASAAERCLTSAETHMARADDEPSPAWAGYFDQAEYCAQVAACYLMLERHQNADRWLAQALDLQPTTRSRDRATYLIWRADVTASLGDVEQACAYVHRAAPAVVKTRSLRNHHRLMGIHSRLAKYDTPATRELDERVRSLVA; the protein is encoded by the coding sequence GTGCACCCGCTGGCCTACGTTCGGCATGATCGAAATTGGAGTCAGCAGGATCTGGTCGACAAGATCGCCCGGCGGCTGAACACCGCTGCCCGACGTGAGAAGGCGTGGCGCTGGGAGCGTTGGGGCGTCGTGCCCGACCTCGCAACTCAGTGCGCGCTCGCCGACGAGTTGGGCATACCGCGACAGGCGGTCCGCGAGATGGGCTGGCCCCATTGGCTACCGGTCGGTCAGCGGATCGATACCGACACCCCTTGGACGATCGACGGCGGATTGACGCTGTTGAGAGAGACGGCGGGAGCAGCAGTGATGGATCGGCGCGGGTTCATGATCCTCGGCGTCGGCGCGGCGGCGACACTCGCACAGCAGTGGCTCACGCTTGATCCGCCACCGTTGCGTTCGGCGCTGGACGGCGGCCCACTCGACGCCTCGCTCGTCGACTGCTTCGAGCAGCGCCTCCCCACTCTCCGGCAGATCGACGCGCTCCTCGGCGGCGGAAGCGTCCGTGACGTCGTGGACGCGGAGCTGCGACTCGTCACCGACCTGTTGAACAACAGCTCCTACGCCGACAGCATCGGCCGACGGATGTTCGCAGTCGCCACCGAACTCGGCAGGATCGCAGGCTGGGCCAGCTTCGACGCCGGCCACCAGGCCGCAGCCGAGCGCTACTGGGTCGCCGCGCTCCACACCGCGCACCTCGCCGACGACCGAACCGCTGGCGCGAACATTCTAAAGTGCATGAGTCTGCAGCGAGTCGACAGCGACCGGGCAGACGAAGCACTCGCACTGGCAACCGCCGCCGTCGACGGAGCCGGGGACGCTCCCGCGCGGGTCCTGGCGATGTTCGCCACGCGCCAGGCCCGCGCCCACGCCGCCCTCAACGACGCCAGTGCAGCGGAGCGCTGCCTCACCAGCGCCGAAACGCACATGGCCCGAGCAGACGACGAGCCCAGCCCAGCCTGGGCCGGTTACTTCGACCAGGCCGAGTACTGCGCACAGGTGGCGGCCTGCTACCTCATGCTCGAACGCCACCAGAACGCCGACCGCTGGCTCGCCCAAGCCTTGGACCTGCAACCCACGACCCGCAGCCGCGACCGCGCCACCTACCTGATCTGGCGAGCAGACGTCACCGCCAGCCTCGGCGACGTCGAACAAGCCTGCGCCTACGTACACCGCGCAGCACCCGCGGTCGTGAAGACCCGCTCGCTACGAAATCACCACCGGCTGATGGGCATCCACAGCCGGCTTGCCAAGTACGACACCCCCGCCACCCGCGAGTTGGACGAACGCGTACGGAGTCTGGTCGCATAG
- a CDS encoding SDR family NAD(P)-dependent oxidoreductase, translated as MTSDVQRVAVVTGANRGLGKAIAQQLAQAGLHVVVTARSDEAAERTAAELTGLGLSASGHQLDITDPASVARAMADVGYQYGRLDVLVNNAAIAIDRGQAASAADMEKVIATLNANLVGTWRCCTAAIPEMKRNGYGRIVNVTSHMGTSAEMGTGSVSYRVSKAGVNALTQILAAELQDHNILVNAASPGKVDTRLAYGKANHTPDEAADTFTWLATLPDDGPTGQLFYNRDPLAW; from the coding sequence ATGACATCGGACGTCCAGCGGGTAGCCGTCGTCACCGGAGCCAACCGAGGGCTCGGCAAGGCAATCGCCCAGCAGCTCGCACAGGCCGGCCTCCACGTCGTGGTCACCGCCAGAAGCGACGAAGCCGCAGAACGGACCGCCGCCGAGCTGACCGGACTCGGCCTGTCCGCCTCCGGCCACCAGCTCGACATCACCGACCCCGCCAGCGTCGCCCGCGCCATGGCCGACGTCGGCTACCAGTACGGCCGACTCGACGTCCTCGTCAACAACGCCGCCATCGCTATCGACCGAGGCCAGGCCGCCAGCGCCGCCGACATGGAGAAGGTCATCGCGACCCTCAACGCCAATCTGGTGGGCACCTGGCGCTGCTGCACCGCCGCCATCCCCGAGATGAAGCGGAACGGGTACGGCCGGATCGTCAACGTCACCAGCCACATGGGCACGTCCGCCGAGATGGGCACCGGCAGCGTCTCCTACCGAGTCTCCAAGGCAGGTGTCAACGCGCTCACCCAGATCCTCGCGGCCGAGCTACAAGACCACAACATCCTCGTCAACGCCGCATCCCCGGGGAAGGTCGACACCCGCCTCGCCTACGGCAAAGCCAACCACACCCCCGACGAAGCAGCCGACACCTTCACCTGGCTCGCCACGCTTCCCGACGACGGACCCACTGGCCAACTCTTCTACAACCGCGACCCACTCGCCTGGTAG
- a CDS encoding PIN-like domain-containing protein yields the protein MVGIFDGFEGYRVVGDDEKRGALTSALVAVDANVLLNLYRYNSRTTNDLLAIFEKLGNRLVVPYQAVLEFHRNRLKAIGNPEQATNDARAALDKSRQSAVRALDAWSKKVALNESELQDMCASLDRVFHSLQEAIDRAAPDLIHPSTPADTDSVLGKLAELLNGKVLARPDDERWNDLIAEGNRRADDSVPPGYMDSDKVDQNVEGAAGDFLVYIQACEEAARRQMDLLIVTNDEKEDWWWRRGVDLIGPRQEMVKEFFDLTGRHLFLMRPRDLLVYSDALDVQVNPGSAEDAGASRTDIDESGEWTQEAVDKLLERLRAEGRRDLADVILEAARQGGTIDRDAVYVLCDYSEDRLLRGFTRPTARITADLQAEKLIPASVAPMLTPLYRGPGRLHAVRIPPEVTEILGLRASPILADASSRDVESQNVEVEAVGKYKPLTDYLDALDTDSVRMTFGKVEDIIGDALAPSARRHLPYWYSVQNSLGKAISAAGFKSRGVRIDAESVEFYRPKV from the coding sequence ATGGTAGGAATATTCGATGGCTTTGAAGGTTATCGTGTTGTTGGTGATGATGAGAAGCGTGGCGCGCTGACGTCTGCGCTGGTCGCGGTTGATGCCAATGTGCTCCTTAATCTCTACCGCTACAACTCTCGTACCACGAACGACCTGCTGGCAATTTTCGAGAAGCTGGGCAACCGTCTCGTTGTTCCTTATCAGGCGGTTCTTGAGTTTCATCGCAATCGCCTCAAGGCGATTGGGAATCCGGAACAAGCTACCAACGATGCGCGTGCTGCGCTAGACAAGAGTCGGCAGAGTGCGGTTCGTGCCCTTGATGCGTGGTCCAAGAAGGTTGCGTTGAATGAGTCCGAATTGCAGGACATGTGCGCCTCGTTGGATCGGGTGTTCCACTCTCTCCAGGAGGCCATTGATCGCGCTGCGCCGGATTTGATTCACCCATCTACTCCAGCGGACACAGACTCGGTTCTGGGCAAGCTGGCAGAGCTGCTAAATGGCAAGGTGCTTGCTCGGCCGGACGACGAGCGCTGGAACGATCTCATCGCCGAGGGAAATAGGCGGGCTGACGATTCTGTACCTCCGGGTTACATGGATTCCGATAAAGTTGACCAAAATGTGGAGGGTGCGGCGGGAGACTTCTTGGTCTACATCCAGGCATGTGAGGAGGCGGCCAGGCGTCAGATGGATTTACTCATTGTTACCAATGATGAGAAGGAGGATTGGTGGTGGCGGCGAGGGGTGGATCTGATCGGACCGCGCCAGGAGATGGTGAAGGAGTTCTTCGACCTTACGGGTCGGCATCTTTTCCTGATGCGCCCTAGAGATTTGCTGGTCTACTCGGATGCTCTCGATGTCCAGGTCAATCCAGGGTCTGCCGAGGATGCGGGTGCCAGTCGTACGGACATCGACGAGAGTGGGGAGTGGACGCAAGAAGCTGTAGACAAGCTGCTGGAACGGTTGCGCGCGGAGGGTCGCCGGGATCTCGCTGACGTGATTCTTGAGGCTGCTCGTCAGGGTGGGACAATTGACCGTGACGCTGTTTATGTGCTTTGTGATTACAGTGAGGATCGATTGCTGCGCGGGTTCACGCGGCCGACCGCTCGCATCACGGCCGATCTGCAAGCCGAGAAGCTCATCCCTGCTTCGGTGGCGCCCATGCTCACCCCACTGTATCGTGGACCCGGTCGGCTTCATGCGGTACGAATCCCTCCGGAGGTTACCGAGATCCTTGGTTTGAGGGCATCTCCTATTCTCGCTGACGCGTCCTCTCGCGATGTGGAATCGCAAAATGTGGAGGTGGAAGCTGTTGGAAAATATAAGCCGTTGACCGACTATCTTGATGCGCTCGATACTGATTCAGTAAGAATGACATTTGGGAAAGTTGAGGATATCATTGGGGATGCGCTCGCGCCCTCGGCAAGGAGACATCTTCCGTACTGGTACTCGGTGCAGAATTCCCTAGGAAAGGCCATCAGTGCGGCCGGGTTCAAGTCGCGCGGCGTTCGGATCGATGCCGAGTCGGTCGAGTTCTACCGACCCAAGGTTTAG
- a CDS encoding glycoside hydrolase family 6 protein: MLLSIVRQSRFALPIGLFLGLLAGCGTAPSESAGGLGDQITDARTAGTTGQPVEVPLAGAELFVDPTGAAADQVTAWAAAGRTGDADRLRRISDQPMAVWVTSGTAAVRADVDAVLTRADAVGGMPVLVAYHIPDRDCGSFSGGGALDGDDYRAWVREFAAGIAGRPVTVVVEPDAVAHSLDSCGAGTADERLALLADAVAVLKQTGSAQVYLDAGHARWVADLPKLADALRRAGIERADGFALNVSNFIGTQENVDYGRRLSDELGGRTRFVVDTSRNGAGPVDGATIDGGPSWCNPPGRSLGEAPTTTTGLDRVDALLWIKRPGESDGDCRPGEPPAGRWWPEYALQLVGQPG, encoded by the coding sequence GTGCTGCTGTCGATAGTCCGCCAGTCGAGGTTTGCCCTGCCCATCGGCTTGTTCCTGGGTCTGTTGGCGGGTTGCGGCACTGCCCCGTCGGAGTCGGCCGGTGGTCTCGGCGACCAGATCACGGACGCCCGGACCGCCGGCACCACCGGGCAGCCGGTCGAGGTGCCGCTCGCCGGAGCGGAGCTGTTCGTCGATCCGACCGGTGCCGCCGCCGACCAGGTCACCGCATGGGCGGCGGCCGGCCGCACCGGTGACGCCGACCGGCTCCGGCGGATCAGCGACCAGCCGATGGCGGTCTGGGTGACCAGCGGCACCGCAGCGGTGCGCGCCGATGTCGACGCCGTGCTGACCCGGGCCGACGCCGTCGGCGGCATGCCGGTGCTGGTGGCGTACCACATCCCGGACCGGGACTGCGGCAGCTTCAGCGGTGGTGGTGCGCTCGACGGCGACGACTACCGGGCCTGGGTCCGCGAGTTCGCGGCCGGGATCGCCGGCCGCCCGGTCACCGTGGTCGTCGAACCGGACGCGGTGGCGCACAGCCTGGACAGCTGCGGCGCGGGCACCGCCGACGAACGGTTGGCGTTACTGGCCGACGCGGTCGCCGTGCTCAAGCAGACCGGCAGCGCCCAGGTGTATCTCGACGCCGGCCATGCCCGCTGGGTGGCTGACTTGCCGAAGCTGGCCGACGCGCTGCGCCGGGCCGGGATCGAGCGGGCCGACGGCTTCGCGCTCAACGTCTCCAACTTCATCGGTACGCAGGAGAACGTCGACTACGGCCGCCGGCTGTCCGACGAACTCGGCGGGCGTACCCGGTTCGTCGTCGACACCAGCCGCAACGGTGCCGGGCCGGTCGACGGCGCCACCATCGACGGCGGCCCGTCCTGGTGCAACCCGCCCGGCCGGTCGCTGGGGGAGGCGCCGACCACGACGACCGGACTGGACCGGGTCGACGCCCTGCTCTGGATCAAGCGTCCGGGCGAGTCCGACGGCGACTGCCGGCCGGGCGAGCCACCGGCCGGCCGATGGTGGCCCGAGTACGCGCTCCAACTGGTCGGCCAGCCAGGGTGA
- a CDS encoding helix-turn-helix transcriptional regulator, with the protein MEGYHTRWTVPDEHRASPEYVEAGARIALGQAVYDRRVALGLSQAELAARAGTTQTVISRLEGGAVTPTLPLLHRLAGALEGELDIKITGTSTRAEFPLAS; encoded by the coding sequence ATGGAGGGATACCACACCAGGTGGACTGTTCCGGACGAGCACCGGGCAAGTCCTGAGTACGTCGAGGCCGGTGCCCGCATCGCCCTCGGTCAGGCCGTCTACGACCGCCGGGTCGCGCTCGGCCTGAGCCAGGCCGAGCTCGCCGCTCGGGCTGGCACCACGCAGACCGTGATCTCGCGGCTCGAAGGTGGCGCGGTCACGCCGACGCTCCCGCTGCTGCATCGCCTGGCCGGAGCGCTGGAGGGCGAGCTGGACATCAAGATCACCGGCACCAGCACCCGCGCGGAGTTCCCTCTCGCTTCGTGA
- a CDS encoding GNAT family N-acetyltransferase — MLTVRTATSADVEPLAELMAQACVLDPVVAWLINDHALRYLTMHRFFTAELEFGVRHGIVDVVGHCDGVAIWYPHPFDRLLGAEHQRRRLRACGDRHGPYAHYTFTAGRMEATGRHHHLAFLAAAPWLRRKGIGATLLAAHHARLDRIGMPAVVEASSPRSQAFYLRHGYRIVRVAHLPAGGPPLWAMRRGGAPPDQPPMAAALRVG, encoded by the coding sequence ATGCTGACCGTACGGACCGCCACGTCCGCCGACGTCGAACCCCTCGCGGAGTTGATGGCGCAGGCGTGTGTGCTGGACCCGGTGGTGGCGTGGCTGATCAATGATCACGCCCTGCGGTACCTGACGATGCACCGGTTCTTCACCGCCGAGTTGGAGTTCGGCGTACGGCACGGGATCGTCGATGTGGTCGGCCACTGCGACGGGGTGGCGATCTGGTACCCGCATCCGTTCGACCGGCTGCTCGGTGCGGAGCATCAGCGGCGGCGGTTGCGGGCCTGCGGTGACCGCCACGGCCCGTACGCGCACTACACCTTCACCGCTGGCCGCATGGAGGCGACCGGCCGACACCACCATTTGGCGTTCCTCGCGGCGGCACCCTGGCTGAGGCGTAAGGGCATCGGGGCGACACTGCTCGCCGCGCATCATGCCCGGCTGGACCGGATCGGGATGCCGGCCGTGGTCGAGGCGAGCAGCCCACGGTCCCAGGCGTTCTACCTGCGCCACGGCTACCGGATCGTCCGGGTGGCCCACCTGCCGGCCGGCGGCCCGCCGTTGTGGGCGATGCGTCGGGGCGGCGCACCACCCGACCAACCACCGATGGCCGCAGCCCTGCGGGTCGGTTGA
- a CDS encoding prevent-host-death protein produces MTAGPIRPGQELSISAARDQLADIFPADLAEAAERAEDAADVAAAREALARIEAGEEPVSLAALRAELGL; encoded by the coding sequence GTGACCGCAGGACCGATCAGGCCCGGCCAGGAGCTGAGCATCTCGGCCGCCCGGGACCAACTCGCCGACATCTTCCCTGCCGACCTGGCCGAGGCAGCCGAGCGCGCCGAGGACGCCGCCGATGTAGCAGCAGCCCGCGAGGCGCTGGCCCGCATCGAGGCGGGCGAGGAGCCCGTCTCGTTGGCAGCGCTTCGCGCCGAGCTAGGACTGTGA
- a CDS encoding N-6 DNA methylase, with protein sequence MLEIDGRAAVVLPDNVLFEGGAGETIRRRLLKQYDLHTMLRLPTGIFYAGGVKANVLFFERKRAREEPWTSKLWVYDFRTNKHFTLKQNPLRREHLQELVDCYLPGKDRAERVESERFRAYDYDELLSRDKVNLDITWLKDASLEDADALLPPEVIAQEIVEDLQAALREFAAIADALTNRPGARVESSSAAY encoded by the coding sequence ATGCTGGAGATCGACGGGCGAGCCGCGGTGGTGCTGCCCGACAACGTGCTCTTCGAAGGCGGGGCGGGCGAGACGATCCGACGGCGGCTGCTCAAGCAGTACGACCTGCACACCATGCTGCGGCTGCCGACCGGCATCTTCTACGCCGGTGGGGTCAAGGCCAACGTACTGTTCTTCGAGCGCAAGCGCGCCCGCGAGGAGCCCTGGACCAGCAAGCTCTGGGTGTACGACTTCCGGACAAACAAGCACTTCACGCTCAAGCAGAACCCGCTGCGCCGGGAGCATCTGCAGGAGCTCGTCGACTGCTACCTGCCGGGCAAGGATCGGGCCGAGCGGGTGGAGAGCGAGCGGTTCCGCGCGTACGACTACGACGAGCTGCTCAGCCGCGACAAGGTCAACCTGGACATCACCTGGCTGAAGGACGCCTCACTGGAGGACGCCGACGCACTGCTGCCACCCGAGGTCATCGCCCAGGAGATCGTCGAAGACCTACAAGCCGCCCTACGCGAGTTCGCCGCCATCGCCGACGCGCTCACAAATCGACCAGGCGCCAGAGTCGAATCGTCATCTGCGGCATATTAA
- a CDS encoding DUF433 domain-containing protein gives MSDIRFTEGILNFTQAARHLRVPQQTFHRWAKGYPRGGPLLHIADPQSSPLPVTFIALAEAHVLEALRTAGVRPQRIRPALEALQQEFGREYVLVAPELATDGVDVLWDFNKSLADQGLIVGGTNQHVIREIVADHMQYIAFGGDGFPERLQLSAWLPSKVEVDVRRSFGQPIFAGTGTRVADVAGMIKAGESAETVADEFGLSISDVRTSARILLGVAA, from the coding sequence ATGAGCGACATCCGGTTCACCGAGGGAATCCTGAACTTCACCCAGGCCGCACGGCACCTGCGGGTGCCGCAGCAGACATTCCACCGCTGGGCGAAGGGCTACCCCCGGGGTGGGCCGCTGCTGCACATCGCGGACCCTCAGTCGAGCCCGCTGCCGGTCACCTTCATCGCCCTGGCCGAGGCACACGTGCTGGAGGCGCTGCGCACAGCCGGCGTGCGCCCGCAACGGATCCGTCCCGCGCTCGAAGCCCTGCAGCAGGAGTTCGGCCGCGAGTACGTTCTCGTCGCCCCCGAGCTGGCCACCGACGGAGTCGACGTCCTGTGGGACTTCAACAAGAGCCTGGCCGATCAGGGGCTCATCGTCGGCGGCACCAACCAGCACGTGATCCGGGAAATCGTTGCCGATCACATGCAGTACATCGCCTTCGGTGGCGATGGCTTCCCGGAGCGGCTGCAACTGTCCGCCTGGCTCCCGTCAAAGGTCGAGGTCGACGTGCGCCGGTCCTTCGGCCAGCCCATCTTCGCCGGCACCGGAACGAGAGTGGCGGACGTCGCAGGCATGATCAAGGCAGGTGAGAGCGCTGAAACGGTCGCGGACGAGTTCGGCCTCTCCATCAGCGACGTCCGTACCTCCGCCCGCATCCTCCTGGGCGTCGCCGCCTGA
- a CDS encoding class IV adenylate cyclase, with amino-acid sequence MREVEVKYHVQDREALLAALTARGIEPGPPVVQDDQAYAPQSWSYGDSKTGVPFVRLRTVDGRHTFTLKRPADNALSCDEYETTVADREQMHAAILAMGFHATVRIAKVRRTAELPDGVLCVDDVAGLGTFLELERIVGDGVPGEAVQAELAAFVASLGIAASRTDETYDSLVRAALASA; translated from the coding sequence GTGCGTGAGGTCGAGGTCAAGTACCACGTCCAGGACCGGGAAGCGTTGCTCGCCGCGCTCACCGCACGCGGCATCGAGCCGGGTCCGCCGGTCGTGCAGGACGATCAGGCGTACGCCCCGCAAAGCTGGTCGTACGGCGACAGCAAGACCGGCGTCCCCTTCGTACGGTTGCGGACCGTCGACGGCCGGCACACCTTCACACTGAAACGCCCCGCCGACAACGCGCTCTCCTGCGACGAGTACGAGACGACGGTGGCCGACCGCGAGCAGATGCACGCCGCGATCCTGGCGATGGGTTTCCACGCCACCGTGCGAATCGCGAAAGTACGCCGTACCGCCGAATTGCCCGACGGCGTGCTGTGCGTCGACGACGTCGCCGGCCTCGGCACCTTCCTCGAACTGGAACGTATCGTCGGTGACGGCGTGCCGGGTGAGGCGGTGCAGGCCGAGTTGGCGGCGTTCGTTGCTTCGCTCGGGATCGCGGCGTCCCGTACCGACGAAACGTACGACTCTCTCGTCCGCGCCGCCCTCGCCTCAGCCTGA
- a CDS encoding galactose oxidase-like domain-containing protein, protein MKRLTSATLRHRVLLPVIGVSVLLSANVPPLYGFTSDWLHEHELNSVEYQREHGYWQVLELPEDQRVNAIHAALLPTGKVLLIAGSGNDREQFDAGTFKTLLFDPATERTELVPTPEDLFCSGHSFLADGNLLVAGGTQRYEVLEPDIERAGGTMLVKNESPDGGPRSFVKGTEFVAPDGRRYSAGHDFVVPPATKTDEPGDRVVVTASETEVWVDAAGFGDEYVVDRQTQYRVNGLVGDEVQDIYGLAEAITMDKQDYQGLDAAFEFNPWTERYERVDDMHVKRWYPTLTTLPDGQVLTVAGLDGSGQVLDGTQHEIYDPQTRSWTLRPDLERYFPTYPSLFQTATPDLLFYTGSNAGYGPDDQGRDPGLWDLSDNTFTKVDGLRDTDQLETSMSAWAGPVQDQRIMVVGGGGVGESALSSDRIDLIDLTSENPRFTAGPDLPAGTRYPNLVQLPDDTVLITNGSSDYRGRGLSDNHTARIYHPDSNTLTVAADPRVGRNYHSAALLLPDGRVLTVGSDPLFRDAKNSISGEFEQRLELYSPPYLFGGVRPVLAGVPDRVERGGSVTVISPHADRIDRVRLIRPGAATHMLNNEQRSVAVDFTATTLGRLKLDLPEEATILPSGPYLLFAVDADGVPSVGVPVMVR, encoded by the coding sequence GTGAAGCGGCTCACCAGTGCGACCCTGCGCCACCGCGTCCTGCTGCCCGTGATCGGCGTATCGGTCCTGCTCAGCGCCAACGTGCCGCCGCTGTACGGCTTCACCAGCGATTGGCTGCACGAACACGAGCTCAACAGCGTCGAGTACCAGCGGGAGCACGGTTACTGGCAGGTCCTCGAACTCCCCGAGGACCAGCGGGTCAACGCCATCCACGCCGCGCTGCTGCCCACCGGCAAGGTGCTGCTGATCGCCGGCTCAGGCAACGACCGGGAGCAGTTCGACGCCGGCACGTTCAAGACCCTGCTGTTCGACCCGGCGACCGAACGGACCGAACTCGTGCCGACCCCGGAGGACCTGTTCTGCTCCGGGCACTCGTTCCTGGCCGACGGCAACCTGCTCGTCGCCGGCGGCACCCAACGGTACGAGGTCCTCGAACCCGACATCGAACGGGCCGGCGGCACCATGCTGGTCAAGAACGAATCCCCGGACGGCGGTCCGCGCAGCTTCGTCAAGGGCACCGAATTCGTCGCCCCGGACGGGCGGCGCTACTCCGCCGGGCACGACTTCGTCGTACCGCCGGCCACCAAGACCGACGAACCGGGCGACCGGGTCGTCGTCACCGCCAGCGAGACGGAGGTCTGGGTCGATGCTGCCGGCTTCGGCGACGAGTACGTCGTCGACCGGCAGACCCAGTACCGGGTCAACGGCCTGGTCGGCGACGAGGTGCAGGACATCTACGGCCTCGCCGAGGCGATCACCATGGACAAGCAGGACTACCAGGGACTCGACGCCGCGTTCGAGTTCAACCCGTGGACCGAACGGTACGAGCGGGTCGACGACATGCACGTCAAACGCTGGTACCCGACGCTGACCACGCTGCCCGACGGGCAGGTACTCACCGTCGCCGGCCTCGACGGCAGCGGCCAGGTCCTCGACGGCACGCAGCACGAAATCTACGACCCGCAGACCAGGAGCTGGACGCTGCGCCCCGACCTGGAGCGGTACTTCCCGACGTACCCCAGCCTCTTCCAGACGGCAACGCCCGACCTGCTGTTCTACACCGGGTCGAACGCCGGCTACGGCCCCGACGACCAGGGCCGAGACCCCGGCCTCTGGGACCTGAGCGACAACACGTTCACCAAGGTCGACGGGCTACGCGACACCGACCAGCTGGAAACCAGCATGAGCGCCTGGGCCGGCCCGGTGCAGGACCAGCGGATCATGGTCGTCGGCGGCGGCGGGGTCGGCGAGTCGGCCCTGTCCAGCGACCGGATCGACCTCATCGACCTGACCTCCGAGAATCCCCGGTTCACCGCCGGCCCGGACCTGCCGGCCGGCACCCGCTACCCCAACCTGGTGCAGCTACCCGACGACACCGTGCTGATCACCAACGGTTCCAGCGACTACCGGGGCCGCGGCCTCAGCGACAACCACACCGCCCGGATCTACCACCCGGACAGCAACACGTTGACGGTCGCCGCCGACCCGCGCGTCGGCCGCAACTACCACTCGGCGGCACTGCTGCTGCCCGACGGCCGGGTGCTCACCGTCGGCTCCGACCCACTGTTCCGCGACGCCAAGAACAGCATCAGCGGCGAGTTCGAGCAGCGGCTGGAGCTGTACTCCCCGCCGTACCTCTTCGGCGGCGTGCGTCCGGTCCTCGCCGGCGTGCCGGATCGGGTCGAACGCGGCGGCAGCGTCACCGTGATCAGCCCGCACGCCGACCGGATCGACCGGGTGCGGCTGATCCGGCCGGGTGCCGCCACCCACATGCTCAACAACGAGCAACGGTCGGTGGCGGTCGACTTCACCGCCACCACCCTTGGGCGGCTGAAGCTGGACCTGCCCGAGGAGGCGACGATCCTGCCGTCCGGGCCCTACCTGCTGTTCGCCGTCGACGCCGACGGGGTGCCGTCGGTCGGCGTACCGGTGATGGTGCGCTGA